One Dehalococcoidia bacterium genomic window carries:
- a CDS encoding SRPBCC family protein, producing the protein MASMDIDAPPARVLALISDLSMRAQILPDGWRVLRLLSEQRGGVGAAIEVEARIGPRPTTHVIQIQTLLDSGGQRQLIESPPPADNYITTWTVRDRDGGAAVHLHTEFEYGGFIGEFLARRHLRRAHEQMLARLKALAERRDDT; encoded by the coding sequence GTGGCATCGATGGACATCGACGCGCCGCCGGCCCGCGTCCTGGCTCTGATCTCGGACCTCTCCATGCGGGCTCAGATCCTGCCGGACGGTTGGCGAGTGCTGCGCTTGCTGAGCGAGCAGCGCGGCGGCGTTGGGGCAGCGATCGAAGTCGAGGCGCGGATCGGCCCGCGGCCGACGACGCACGTCATCCAGATCCAGACCCTGCTCGACTCCGGCGGACAGCGGCAACTCATAGAATCGCCGCCGCCGGCGGACAATTACATTACGACCTGGACGGTGCGCGACAGGGACGGCGGCGCCGCCGTGCATCTACACACCGAATTCGAATACGGCGGCTTCATCGGCGAGTTCCTGGCCCGCAGGCACCTGCGCCGTGCCCACGAGCAGATGCTCGCGCGCCTCAAGGCGCTGGCAGAGCGTCGCGACGACACCTAG
- the leuD gene encoding 3-isopropylmalate dehydratase small subunit, with protein MEPFKTVRGKAVPLNRADVDTDQIIPAQYMKRIERTGYGQFLFDAWRKDPDFVLNDPHYKGAPILLAGRNFGSGSSREHAPWALQDYGFKVIIAPSFADIFRNNCAKIGLLTVVLPQEDVDHLMARAEETPSMELVVDLEAQTVSLASGTWSRNFDIDPFVKHCLLNGLDDISLTLQKADAIASYEAQRPDFLPVTTS; from the coding sequence GTGGAACCGTTCAAGACCGTTAGAGGCAAGGCCGTCCCCCTGAACCGGGCCGACGTAGACACCGACCAGATCATTCCCGCCCAGTACATGAAGCGCATCGAGCGCACGGGCTACGGCCAGTTCCTCTTCGATGCCTGGCGCAAAGACCCAGACTTCGTCCTGAACGATCCCCACTACAAGGGGGCGCCGATCCTCCTCGCCGGGCGCAATTTCGGCTCCGGATCGTCTCGGGAACACGCCCCCTGGGCGCTCCAGGACTACGGCTTCAAGGTGATCATCGCGCCGTCCTTCGCGGACATTTTTCGCAACAACTGCGCGAAGATCGGGCTTCTGACAGTCGTGCTGCCTCAGGAAGACGTCGATCACTTGATGGCGCGCGCGGAAGAGACGCCATCGATGGAGTTGGTGGTCGACCTCGAGGCGCAGACCGTGTCACTCGCATCAGGCACCTGGTCGCGCAACTTCGACATCGACCCCTTCGTCAAGCACTGCCTGCTCAACGGCCTGGACGACATCAGCCTGACCCTGCAAAAAGCAGACGCGATCGCGAGCTACGAGGCCCAACGCCCGGACTTTCTGCCCGTGACGACCAGTTGA
- a CDS encoding AbrB/MazE/SpoVT family DNA-binding domain-containing protein: protein MSTISSKNQITLPAHLLREMGLGPGDRLAVGREGNRLVLRPRPRDWVRHYAGSLSGLYGATRQEADAYIKGLRTEDARAAEIERAWAGREGSARE from the coding sequence GTGAGCACGATAAGCAGCAAAAACCAGATAACCCTGCCGGCGCACCTCCTGCGGGAGATGGGCCTGGGCCCGGGGGACCGCCTGGCCGTAGGCCGGGAGGGTAACCGCCTGGTCCTGCGGCCGCGTCCGCGGGACTGGGTCAGGCATTACGCCGGCAGCCTGAGCGGGCTGTATGGCGCCACCCGGCAGGAGGCGGATGCCTACATCAAGGGCCTGCGGACAGAAGACGCGCGCGCGGCGGAGATCGAGAGGGCCTGGGCTGGTAGGGAAGGAAGCGCTCGAGAATAG
- the leuC gene encoding 3-isopropylmalate dehydratase large subunit yields the protein MPAPRTLSEKIWESHVVAREEGKPDLLYIDLHLVHEVTSPQAFEGLRLSGRRVRRPDLTLATVDHNVPTEDRNLLWPDPLSVQQVEALRRNTEEFGIPYFGINDPRQGIVHIIGPEQGLTQPGMTIVCGDSHTSTHGAFGALAIGIGTSEVEHVLATQTLPQSKPKTMAVEVNGSLHDGVTAKDVILAIIRHMGVSGGIGHIIEYRGDVIRALSMEGRMTVCNMSIEGGARAGMVAPDDKTFAYMEGRPHAPKGKRWEQALDYWRSLPTDEGATFDKVVQLQGEDIEPCVTWGTTPAQSVPVTGRVPDPEAMADPAARELALRSLKYMDLRPGTAIEDIHLDKVFIGSCTNSRIEDLRAAAAIVKGHRVHKNLKAMVVPGSGLVKAQAEQEGLDRVFIEAGFEWREAGCSMCLGMNPDILLPGERCASTSNRNFEGRQGPGGRTHLVSPQMAAAAAIAGHFVDIRKWERRD from the coding sequence ATGCCTGCTCCAAGGACCCTCTCCGAGAAAATCTGGGAAAGCCACGTGGTGGCGCGGGAGGAGGGCAAGCCCGACCTCCTGTACATCGACCTCCATCTCGTGCACGAAGTGACATCGCCACAGGCGTTCGAAGGACTGCGGCTTAGCGGCCGCCGGGTGCGCCGGCCTGACCTGACGCTCGCCACTGTCGACCACAACGTGCCGACGGAGGACCGGAACCTCCTTTGGCCGGACCCGCTTTCGGTCCAGCAGGTGGAAGCTCTGCGCCGCAACACGGAAGAGTTCGGTATCCCTTACTTTGGCATCAACGACCCGCGGCAGGGCATCGTCCACATAATCGGGCCGGAGCAGGGCCTTACGCAGCCAGGAATGACGATCGTCTGCGGCGACAGCCACACGTCGACGCACGGTGCTTTCGGCGCGCTTGCCATCGGCATCGGGACCTCCGAAGTCGAGCACGTGCTTGCTACCCAGACGCTGCCGCAATCGAAGCCGAAGACCATGGCCGTGGAGGTGAACGGTTCCCTTCACGACGGCGTGACCGCGAAGGACGTCATCCTCGCCATAATCCGCCACATGGGCGTCTCCGGCGGCATCGGCCACATCATCGAATACCGTGGCGATGTCATCCGCGCCCTTTCGATGGAAGGCCGCATGACCGTCTGCAACATGTCCATCGAGGGCGGAGCGCGGGCGGGCATGGTGGCGCCGGACGACAAGACGTTCGCTTACATGGAGGGCCGCCCGCACGCACCGAAAGGCAAACGGTGGGAGCAGGCGCTGGATTACTGGCGCAGCCTGCCGACGGACGAGGGCGCTACCTTCGACAAGGTGGTGCAACTCCAGGGCGAGGACATCGAGCCCTGCGTGACCTGGGGCACCACGCCGGCCCAGAGCGTGCCCGTCACGGGACGCGTGCCCGACCCGGAAGCCATGGCCGATCCCGCTGCCCGGGAGCTGGCGCTGCGGTCGCTCAAGTACATGGACCTCCGGCCGGGCACGGCGATCGAGGACATCCACCTCGACAAGGTCTTCATTGGCTCCTGTACCAACTCTCGCATCGAGGACCTGCGGGCCGCGGCGGCTATCGTGAAAGGTCATCGCGTCCACAAGAACCTGAAGGCCATGGTGGTGCCAGGCTCAGGCCTCGTGAAGGCCCAGGCGGAGCAGGAAGGCCTCGACAGGGTCTTTATCGAAGCCGGCTTCGAGTGGCGTGAGGCGGGCTGCTCGATGTGCCTGGGGATGAACCCGGACATTCTCCTCCCGGGGGAACGCTGCGCCTCTACCTCCAACCGCAACTTCGAGGGCCGCCAGGGTCCCGGAGGGCGCACTCACCTGGTGAGCCCGCAAATGGCCGCCGCCGCCGCTATTGCCGGCCACTTCGTCGACATCCGCAAGTGGGAGCGAAGAGACTGA
- a CDS encoding PIN domain-containing protein, with protein MPTSRACGQKTRARRRSRGPGLVGKEALENSRRFCLDTSAVIYYLQGMQPYLRVLLPLLDRVRDDEAIMVLSAITEAELLVKPERDGNREAVEMIEDFLSEDGIYVVEMSRSIARRAARLRPVNRISIADAVIMATAIETGCDLLLGNDTAWTKVGGLPFVRLEDLR; from the coding sequence ATGCCTACATCAAGGGCCTGCGGACAGAAGACGCGCGCGCGGCGGAGATCGAGAGGGCCTGGGCTGGTAGGGAAGGAAGCGCTCGAGAATAGCCGGCGCTTCTGCCTCGATACGAGCGCCGTCATCTACTACCTCCAGGGCATGCAGCCCTATCTGCGCGTCCTCCTGCCTCTCCTCGACCGCGTCCGGGATGACGAGGCCATCATGGTCCTCTCGGCGATCACCGAGGCGGAGCTGCTCGTCAAACCGGAGCGGGACGGCAACCGCGAAGCGGTCGAGATGATCGAGGACTTCCTGTCCGAGGACGGGATTTACGTGGTAGAGATGAGCCGCAGCATTGCCCGGCGGGCGGCTCGCCTCCGCCCCGTGAACAGGATCAGCATTGCGGATGCCGTTATCATGGCCACAGCCATCGAAACTGGTTGCGACTTGCTGCTCGGCAACGACACCGCCTGGACGAAGGTCGGCGGCCTGCCGTTCGTCCGTCTGGAAGACCTGAGGTAA